Proteins encoded in a region of the Natator depressus isolate rNatDep1 chromosome 23, rNatDep2.hap1, whole genome shotgun sequence genome:
- the LOC141976561 gene encoding sphingolipid delta(4)-desaturase/C4-monooxygenase DES2-like isoform X2: protein MGNRVTRDDFEWVYTDQPHTERRKEILAKYPEIKKLMGPDPQLKWVVTLMVLTQLVACYLVKDLPWKWVFFWAYAFGGCLNHSMTLAIHDISHNVAFGNKEAKWNRLFGMFANLPIGVPYATSFKKYHVDHHRYLAGDGLDVDIPTAFEGRFFHSPPRKILWLFLQPVFYILRPLYVNPKPVTGLEVINVAVQLAYDLLIYSLWGPKPVFYMIAGSTLAMGIHPISGHFIAEHYMYLKGYDTFSYYGPLNWLTFNVGYHMEHHDFPSIPGSKLPLVKKIAAEYYDHLPYHTSWVCVLWDFVFCESLGPFARVKRKYKVAKAE, encoded by the exons ATGGGGAACCGGGTCACCAGGGATGACTTTGAGTGGGTCTATACAGATCAGCCTCAtacagagagaaggaaggagatcTTGG CCAAGTACCCTGAGATCAAGAAGCTGATGGGTCCAGATCCCCAGCTGAAGTGGGTAGTGACCCTGATGGTGCTGACCCAGCTGGTGGCCTGCTACCTGGTGAAGGACCTGCCTTGGAAGTGGGTCTTCTTCTGGGCTTACGCCTTCGGGGGCTGCCTCAACCACTCCATGACACTGGCCATCCACGACATCTCCCACAACGTGGCCTTCGGCAACAAGGAGGCCAAGTGGAACCGCCTCTTCGGCATGTTCGCCAACCTGCCCATCGGGGTCCCCTACGCCACCTCCTTCAAGAAGTACCATGTCGACCACCACCGCTACCTGGCCGGGGACGGGCTCGACGTGGACATCCCCACGGCCTTCGAGGGACGCTTCTTCCACTCGCCGCCCCGCAAGATCCTCTGGCTCTTCCTGCAGCCCGTCTTCTACATCCTGCGGCCCCTCTACGTCAACCCCAAGCCCGTCACCGGCCTGGAGGTGATCAACGTCGCCGTGCAGCTGGCTTATGACCTCTTGATCTACTCCTTGTGGGGGCCCAAGCCCGTCTTCTACATGATCGCCGGCTCCACACTGGCCATGGGGATCCATCCCATCTCCGGACACTTCATTGCCGAGCACTACATGTATCTCAAGGGCTACGACACCTTCTCCTACTACGGCCCCTTGAACTGGCTGACCTTCAACGTGGGTTATCACATGGAGCATCACGATTTCCCCAGCATCCCGGGCAGCAAGCTGCCACTG GTGAAGAAGATCGCTGCTGAGTACTACGACCATCTGCCCTACCACACCTCCTGGGTCTGCGTCCTCTGGGACTTTGTCTTCTGCGAGTCGCTGGGGCCCTTTGCCCGCGTGAAGAGGAAGTACAAAGTGGCCAAGGCGGAGTGA
- the LOC141976561 gene encoding sphingolipid delta(4)-desaturase/C4-monooxygenase DES2-like isoform X1, which translates to MGPDPQLKWVVTLMVLTQLVACYLVKDLPWKWVFFWAYAFGGCLNHSMTLAIHDISHNVAFGNKEAKWNRLFGMFANLPIGVPYATSFKKYHVDHHRYLAGDGLDVDIPTAFEGRFFHSPPRKILWLFLQPVFYILRPLYVNPKPVTGLEVINVAVQLAYDLLIYSLWGPKPVFYMIAGSTLAMGIHPISGHFIAEHYMYLKGYDTFSYYGPLNWLTFNVGYHMEHHDFPSIPGSKLPLVKKIAAEYYDHLPYHTSWVCVLWDFVFCESLGPFARVKRKYKVAKAE; encoded by the exons ATGGGTCCAGATCCCCAGCTGAAGTGGGTAGTGACCCTGATGGTGCTGACCCAGCTGGTGGCCTGCTACCTGGTGAAGGACCTGCCTTGGAAGTGGGTCTTCTTCTGGGCTTACGCCTTCGGGGGCTGCCTCAACCACTCCATGACACTGGCCATCCACGACATCTCCCACAACGTGGCCTTCGGCAACAAGGAGGCCAAGTGGAACCGCCTCTTCGGCATGTTCGCCAACCTGCCCATCGGGGTCCCCTACGCCACCTCCTTCAAGAAGTACCATGTCGACCACCACCGCTACCTGGCCGGGGACGGGCTCGACGTGGACATCCCCACGGCCTTCGAGGGACGCTTCTTCCACTCGCCGCCCCGCAAGATCCTCTGGCTCTTCCTGCAGCCCGTCTTCTACATCCTGCGGCCCCTCTACGTCAACCCCAAGCCCGTCACCGGCCTGGAGGTGATCAACGTCGCCGTGCAGCTGGCTTATGACCTCTTGATCTACTCCTTGTGGGGGCCCAAGCCCGTCTTCTACATGATCGCCGGCTCCACACTGGCCATGGGGATCCATCCCATCTCCGGACACTTCATTGCCGAGCACTACATGTATCTCAAGGGCTACGACACCTTCTCCTACTACGGCCCCTTGAACTGGCTGACCTTCAACGTGGGTTATCACATGGAGCATCACGATTTCCCCAGCATCCCGGGCAGCAAGCTGCCACTG GTGAAGAAGATCGCTGCTGAGTACTACGACCATCTGCCCTACCACACCTCCTGGGTCTGCGTCCTCTGGGACTTTGTCTTCTGCGAGTCGCTGGGGCCCTTTGCCCGCGTGAAGAGGAAGTACAAAGTGGCCAAGGCGGAGTGA
- the TBCB gene encoding tubulin-folding cofactor B isoform X2 — MILSGALGAASPATVSVSISSSLNSFRAQKRYGRGLTIAEFKCKLELVVGSPASCMDLELYTSDDKFVMKLDSDEALLGSYPIDDGCRIHVIDRSGARVGEYEDVSRVEKYEMSATDYEKRPDSVRSFLKRSKVGKFNEEEMLKKEAEQEQKLAEEKALAETISVGARCEVQVSGQPNKRGTVMFVGLAEFKPGYWIGVKYDEPLGKNDGSVNGKQYFECQPKYGAFVKPQYVTVGDFPEEDYGLDDEM; from the exons ATGATCCTGTCGGGGGCGCTGGGCGCGGCCTCCCCGGCCACCGTGTCCGTCTCCATCAGCAGCAGCCTCAACTCCTTCCGCGCGCAGAAACGCTACGGGCGGGGCCTCACCATCGCCGAGTTCAAG TGCAAACTAGAGCTGGTGGTGGGAAGCCCAGCATCATGTATGGACTTGGAGCTCTACACGTCCGATGACAAATTTGTAATGAAACTGGACAGCGATGAGGCCTTATTGGGATCCTACCCCATCGATGACGGCTGTAGGATACAC GTTATTGACAGGAGCGGAGCCAGGGTCGGCGAGTACGAGGATGTGTCGCGGGTAGAGAAATATGAAATGTCTGCCACTGATTACGAGAAGAGGCCAG ACTCTGTGCGCTCCTTCCTGAAGCGCAGTAAGGTGGGGAAGTTTAACGAGGAGGAGATGTTGAAGAAAGAGGCTGAGCAGGAGCAGAAACTAGCAGAAGAGAAGGCTCTGGCGGAGACCATTTCAGTGGGTGCTCGGTGTGAGGTACAGGTCTCAGGCCAGCCCAACAAACGGGGGACAGTCATGTTCGTGG GGCTAGCAGAGTTCAAACCGGGCTACTGGATTGGCGTCAAATATGACGAACCCTTAGGGAAAAACGATGGCAG CGTCAATGGAAAGCAGTACTTTGAATGCCAGCCCAAGTACGGCGCGTTCGTGAAGCCTCAGTACGTCACCGTGGGGGACTTCCCAGAAGAGGATTACGGACTGGATGATGAAATGTGA